A genomic region of Deinococcota bacterium contains the following coding sequences:
- the rplM gene encoding 50S ribosomal protein L13, whose protein sequence is MKTYFPKTTQNDWVLVDVRGQTVGRIATQIAQMLRGKHKPDYTPNQLGGDFVVVVNAGKLVFTGNKLDQKVYTRYSGYQGGLKEIPARTMLEKHPERLLERAVWGMLPKNRMGRKLIRRLKVYSGDEHPHDAQQPRALELR, encoded by the coding sequence GTGAAAACGTACTTTCCCAAAACGACCCAAAACGACTGGGTATTGGTCGATGTTCGAGGCCAGACGGTCGGCCGCATCGCCACCCAGATCGCCCAGATGTTGCGCGGCAAGCACAAGCCCGACTACACCCCCAACCAGTTGGGCGGCGACTTCGTCGTCGTCGTCAACGCCGGGAAGCTGGTCTTCACCGGCAACAAGCTCGACCAGAAGGTCTACACCCGCTACAGCGGCTATCAGGGCGGTTTGAAGGAGATCCCCGCCCGCACCATGCTCGAGAAGCACCCCGAGCGCCTCTTGGAGCGCGCCGTCTGGGGCATGCTTCCCAAGAATCGCATGGGCCGCAAACTGATCCGTCGCCTCAAGGTCTATAGCGGCGACGAGCACCCCCACGACGCGCAGCAGCCGCGCGCGCTGGAACTGAGGTAA